In the Tessaracoccus lacteus genome, CGGTTTCGTCGCCATCGCATTCTCCACGTTCGTGCAGATGCTGATCGGCGAGCTTTTCCCCAAGAACTACGCCATCGCCCGGTCCGGTCCCGTCGCGGACGCGCTCACACCGTCGACGCGCGTCTACCTCGCCGTCTTCGGGCCCGTGATCTGGGTGTTCGACAAGGCCGCGGAGCTGCTGCTCCGTGCGCTGCGCATCGAGCCGGTGCACGACGTCGAGTCGGCGGTCTCGGCCACGGACCTCGAGCGCGTCGTCGCCGACTCACGCGCCAGCGGCACCCTGCCCGACGACATCGGCGCCGTCATCGACCGCATCATCGACTTCCCCCGCCGCGACGTGGAGCACGCCATGGTCCCGCGGGTGAAGGTCGGCTTCATGCGGGCCTCCGACACCGTCGCCGACGTCCGGGCCGCGATGGCCACCGGCCACACCCGCTACCCCGTCCTCGACGACCGCGACCAGGTCGTCGGCGTCGTCGAACTGGTTGACGTGCTCGACCGGCCTGCCGACAGCACCGTCCGCATCACGACGGTCACCCGCACCGCGCTGCTGGTGCCGGCAGTCATGTCGTTGCCCGACGCTCAGGTCGCCCTGCGCGACGCCGGCCTCGACCTCGCGTGCGTCATCGACGAGTTCGGCAGCTTCGTCGGCATCGTCACGCTGGAGGACCTCGTGGAGGAGATCGTCGGGGAGCTCGTCGACGAGCACGACATCGATCCGGTGCCGTTCGACGACGAGTGGGAACTCGCCGGCGACACCCCCGTCGACGAGGCCGAGCGCCGCATCGGCTTCAAGCTGCCCGAGGGAGACTACGAGACGATCTCCGGCCTGGTCATCCATCAGGTCGGCGACCTGCCCGACGCCGGGCAGCGCGTCGAGCTGCACCTCGCGCCGACGCCCGCGCAGCTCGCCCTCGACCCCGACGCCCCCGAGCGCGTCGTGACCTTCGAGGTACTGGAGGTGACCCGCCACGTGCCGTCGCGGGTGCGGATCGTCCAGGGAGAGGAGGTTGCCCGATGATCGTTCTCGAGACGAACGGCTGGACCGTCACCTGGATCACGGTCCTAATCATCTTCCTTAGCGCCTGCTTCGTCGCGGCCGAGTTCGCCATGATGGCCGCGAAGCCGCACCGACTGGAGGAGCGCGCGACGACCGCGGCGGGTCGGGCCGCGCTCAAGAACTCGCACGAGCTGACGCTGGTGCTCGCAGGCGCCCAGCTCGGCATCACCGTCTGCACGCTGGCGTTGGGCGCCATCACGAAGCCCGCGGTGCACCACGCGCTGATGCCGCTCCTGGAGCGGGGCATGTCGACGGTGGTCGCCGACGTGGTCGCGTTCGTGCTCGCGTTGGTCATCGTCACGTTCCTGCACCTCGTCGTCGGTGAGATGGCCCCGAAGTCGTGGGCCATCGCGCACCCGGAGCGGTCGTCGGTGTTGCTCGCTCTCCCGCTGCGCGGCTACATGTGGCTGACGCGCCCCGTCCTGAAGGCGATGAACGTCGCGGCGAACTGGATGGTGCGTCGGGCCGGCGCGGAGCCGACCGATGAGCTCACGCAGGGCCAGGACGCGGCCGGGCTCAGGCACCTTGTCGAGCACTCCGCGAACGTCGGGGCCCTCGACGGCGCCTATCAGGGCTCGCTGGCCTCGGTGCTGGCGCTCAGGGAGACGACGGTGCGGGAGATGCTGCCCGCGTCGCAGGTGCTGGCAGCCGTGCCCGTCGACGCGACACTGGCCGACGTGCAGGCCACCACCCGGGCCACCCGCCACCTGCGGGTGCTCGTCCGCGACGGTGAGACCACCGTCGGGGTGGTGCACGTGCGCGACACCCTCCTGGAGCCCGACCTGTCCCGCCCTGCGACCGAGCTGATGCGTGACCCGGTCAAGCTGCCTGCCGACACGGGCCTCGCGTCGGCGCTCGCCACCATCCGCGCGGAGCGCACGCAGCTGGCGATCGTGACCGACGGTGACGTCGAACTGGGCGTGCTCACGTTCGAGGACGTGCTGCCCGGCCTGATGCCGTCGGCGCTCCTCGGCGACGCGGCGGTTGCCGCCCACTGAGTCGCGATGAGCACGACACACTGCTCATCGTCGGAACTGGCCGATGTGTTCGGTCACATTCGCGACGACAAGTGTGTCGTGCTCATCGCCGGATGGTGACGCGGCAGTGCACCTGAATGAACTCCGTCACATCACTGGTCCTGACAGGATGGGTCCATGACCATTGACGACGAAATGCCCCAACCCTGGGTGCGTCACTACCAGCCCGGGGTGCCTGCACAGATCGAGTTGCCGACCGACTCCCTCGTGAGCCTCTACGAGCGCTCCGTGCGGGAGGCGGCAGACTCGATCGCCCTCGACTTCTTCGGCAGGACGACGACGTACGCCGAGTTGGGCGATCAGATCGAGCGCGCCGCTGAGGGGCTCCGACGCCTCGGCGTCAAGACCGGAGACCGCGTCGCGCTGATCCTGCCGAACTGCCCCCAGCATGTCGTCGCGTTCTACGCGGTGCAGCGGCTCGGCGCGATCGTCGTCGAGCACAACCCGCTCTACACCGCCCGCGAGCTGCGCCACCTCTTCGAGGACCACGGCGCCCGCGTCGTCATCGCCTGGGATGCGGCCGTGTCCAAGCTACGCGAGCAACCCGCCGACGTGCAGCTCGACCACATCGTCGCGGTCAACCTCCTCAAGGCGTTCCCGACGGTGAAGCGCCTGGCGCTGCAGCTGCCCCTGAAGAAGCTCAGGGCGACCCGCGCGAAGCTCACGCAGCCTGCCCCCGGCACCATGTCCTGGGAGAAGCTGCTCAGCGCGCCGCGCATCGCGGCCGACCACCCCCGCCCCTCCGTGGACGACCTGGCCGTCATCCAGTACACCTCCGGCACGACGGGGCAGCCGAAGGGGGCGATGCTCACGCACTCGAACCTCTTCGCCAACGCGCGCCAGGGCGAGGCGTGGATGCACGGAGCCGAGTACCGCAAGGAGGTCTTCTACGCGATCCTGCCGATGTTCCACGCGTTCGGCATGACGCTGTTCATGACCTACGGCGTCCTCAAGCAGGCCCGCCTGGTGCTGTTCCCGTCGTTCGACGTCGACATGGTCCTCGACACGGCGAAGAAGACCCCGCCGACGGTGTACTGCGCAGTCCCGCCCATCTACGAGGCCACCGCCAAGAGGGCCAAGGAACGCGGGATCTCGCTGCGCTCGGCCAAGTACTGCATCTCGGGCGCCATGGCGCTGCAGGACGACATCGTCGAGCTGTGGGAGTCCGTCTCCGGCGGCCTGCTCGTCGAGGGCTACGGCATGACGGAAGCCTCCCCGGTGTGCCTCGGCAACCCGTTCGCCGACACGCGCCGCACGGGCACGATCGGCGTACCGTTCCCGAGCACGTGGATGAAGGTTGTCGACCCCGACGACCCCACCGTCGAGGTCCTGCAGGGGGAGCGCGGCGAGCTGCTGATCCACGGCCCGCAGGTGTTCCAGGGCTACTGGATGAACGACGAGGAGACCACCAGGACGCTGCTGCCCGGCGGCTGGCTGCGCACCGGCGACGTGGTCACGGTCGACGAGGACGGCTTCACGACCATCGTCGACCGCGTGAAGGAGCTCATCATCACCGGCGGCTTCAACGTCTCGCCGTCGGAGGTCGAGCAGGTGCTGCTCGCGCACCCGAAGGTCAAGGCCGCGGCGGTCGTCGGCCTGCCCAACGAGGAGGTCGGCGGCGAGCGCGTCATCGCGGCCATCCACCCCGAGGAGGGCTCCGACGTGACCTACGCCGAGCTCCGCGCCTGGTGCAAGGAGCGACTGACCGGCTACAAGACGCCCCGCGAGTTCTACGTGGTGGGCGAGCTGCCCAAGTCGATGCTCGGCAAGGTGCTGCGCGCGCAGGTGAAGGAGCAGCTCGGCGCCCTCACCCCGCTGCCGCACTGACCCGACGACAGACGAAGGGGCGCCCCGTGGCCGAAGCCACGGGGCGCCCCTTCGTTGTGCGGGATCAGGCCTTGGCGCTGACCGCGCGACGCTTGTTCCACACGTCGAACGCGACCGCGAGCAGGAGCACGAGGCCCTTGACGATCTGCTGCATGTACTGCTGGAAGCCCAGCAGCTGCATGCCGTTCGACATGACGGCCATCACCAGGCCACCGACCATGGCGCCGATGACGGTGCCGACACCACCGGTGACGGCGGCGCCACCGATGAAGCAGGCGGCGATGGCGTCGAGCTCGACGCCGTTGCCGGCGGCCGGCTGCGCGCCGTTGGTACGCGACGAGAACACGATGCCGGCGATGCCGGTCAGCAGGCCCATGTTCACGTACACCTGGAAGATGCGGCGCTTGACCTTGACGCCCGACAGCATGGCGGCGTTGAGGTTGCCGCCGATCGCGAAGACGTGGCGACCGTAGATCGTCGACTTCGACACGAACGAGTAGATCAGCACGAGCGCGGCGAGGATGATCAGCACGATCGGGAAGCCACGGCTCGTCGACAGCTTCCACATGAAGAACATGACGACGGCGGCGACAACGACGATCTTGATGATGAACAGCGGCATCGACTCGACGACCTGGTCGTAGCGGATGCGGGCGCGGCGGCTGCTCCACTGGGTCCAGGCGTAGCCGACGCAGCCGACGACACCGATCAGGATGGTGAACAGGTCGAACCCGTTACCGCCTAACAGGCCGTTCAGGAAGCCGCTGGCGATCATCTGGTACTCGGGCGTCATGGGCGACAGCGAGACGTTGTTCAGGACCAGGAAGGTCATGCCGCGGAACAGGAGCATGCCCGACAGGGTCACGATGAAGCCCGGGATGCCGACGTAGGCGACCCAGAAGCCGTGCCAGATGCCGATCACGATGCCGACGGCGAGGCCGGCGATGACGCCCACCCACCACGGCATGCTCTGCTTGATGACCAGCGTTGCGGAGACGGCGCCCACGAGGGCCATCACCGAGCCGACCGACAGGTCGATGTGCCCGACTACGATCACGAACAGCATGCCGATCGCGAGGATCAGGATGTAGGAGTACTGCAGCACCAGGTTCGACACGTTGTTGGGGGCGAGCAGTGTGCCCCCGGTCACGATCGTGAACAGGACCACGATGGCCACGAACGCGAACACGATGCCGCTCTGGCGGAGGTTCTTGGAGAAGATGTCCTTGATGGCGTTCATTTAGGCGACTTCCCTCTCTTTGGTCATGAGCTTCATGAGGCTCTCCTGGGTTGCCTCGCCCTTCGGCTGCTGTCCGGTGATCCGGCCGAAGGCGAGGGTGTAGATGCGGTCGCAGATGCCGAGCAGTTCCGGCAGCTCCGATGAGATGACCACGACGGCCTTCCCGGCGTCGGCCAGCTGGTTGATGATCGTGTAGATCTCGTACTTGGCGCCGACGTCGATGCCGCGGGTGGGTTCGTCGAGGATCAGTACCTCGGGCTCGGTCATCATCCACTTGCTGAGGACGACCTTCTGCTGGTTGCCGCCGGACAGCTGCCCGACGATGCTCATCACCGAAGGCGTCTTGATCCGCATGGACTTGCGGTAGCTCTCGGCGATGCGGATCTCCTCGTTGGAGTTGACCGCGACGCCCTTGGTGATCTTCGGGAGCGACGCGGCGGAGATGTTGCGGCGGATGTCCTCGATCAGGTTCAGGCCGTAGCGCTTGCGGTCCTCCGTCGCGTAGGCGACGCCTGCGTTGATGGCCTGATCGACGCTGGTGAAGTCGACCTCCTTGCCGTGCAGAAACATCTTCCCGTCGACCTTCCGGCCGTAGGACTGCCCGAACACGCTCATGGCAAGCTCGGTGCGTCCGGCGCCCATCAGGCCGGCGATGCCGACGATCTCGCCAGCGTGGACGTTGAAGCTCGCGGCGTCAGAGACTTTGCGGCCCGCCTGCGTGGGGTGCATGACTGTCCAGTTCTCGACCCTCAGGATCTCTCCGCCGATCTTCGGCTCGTGATCCGGGTAGAGGTGCTCGAGATCACGACCGACCATGCCCTTGATGATGCGTTCCTGCGTCATGTCGGGCCCGCGCTCGATGGTCTCGATCGTGGAGCCGTCGCGGATGACCGTCGTGGAGTCGGCGATCGCCGTGATCTCGTTGAGCTTGTGGGAGATCATGATCGACGTGATCCCCTGCTCCTTGAGGTGCCGCAGCAGGTCGAGCAGGTGCGCGGAGTCGGAGTCGTTGAGGGCCGCGGTGGGCTCGTCGAGGATGAGCAGCTTCACGCGCTTGGAGAGGGCCTTGGCGATCTCCACGAGCTGCTGCTTGCCGACGCCGATCTGGTTGATCGGCGTGACCGGGTTCTCGTCCAGGCCTACGCGGGCGAGCAGCTTTGACGCCTCCGCGTTGGTCTTGTGCCAGTCGATGCGGCCGTTCGTCTTCTGCTCGTTGCCGAGGAAGATGTTCTCGGCGATCGACAGCAGCGGGACGAGCGCAAGCTCCTGGTGGATGATGACGATGCCTGCGTGCTCGGAGTCGTTGATCGACCCGAACTGGCACAGCTCGCCTTCGAAGTAGATCTCGCCCTCGTACGTGCCTGCGGGGTAGACGCCGGAGAGCACCTTCATGAGGGTGGACTTGCCCGCGCCGTTCTCGCCGCAGATCGCGTGGATCTCACCACGCCGGACCTTGAGCGTCACGTCGGAGAGAGCCTTGACACCCGGGAAGGTCTTGGTGATGTCGCGCATCTCCAGGATGAGGTTGGTGTCGTCCATGGGTTCCTGCCTTTCTCTGATGGGCCGTTGGCGCGGATGGCCCGGCTCCGGCAAGCGGAGACCGGGCCATCCGTGTCTGTCGGTCAGATCAGGCGACGCCTGCGTCGATCTGGTCCTGGGTCCAGTAACCGGTGTCGACGAGGGCCTCGGTGATGTTGTCAGCCGTCACGGTGACGACGTCCAGGAGGTAGGAGGGAACAACCTTCACGCCGTTGTCGTAGTCGGTGGTGTTGTTGGCCTCGGGGTCATTGCCGGCGAGGAGGTCCTTGGCGGCAGTGACGGCCTGCTCGGCGAGCGTGCGGGTGTCCTTGAAGATGGTCGAGAACTGCACGCCGTCCTGGATGAGCTTGACGGAGGCGATCTCCGCGTCCTGGCCGGTGACGACGGGGAAGCCGTCGCCGATGGTGCCGGAGTAGCCGTTGTTCTGCAGGGCGGTGATGATGCCACGGGAGAGGCCGTCGTACGGGGAGAGGACGCCGTCGAGCTTGGTGTCACCCTGGTAGTTGGCGGTCAGCAGATCCTCCATGCGCTTCTGGGCAGTCTCCTGCTGCCAGCGCAGGATGGCGGCCTGATCGAACTCGGTCTGCGTCGACGGAACGACCAGGACCCCGGAGTCGATGTAGGGCTGCAGGACGCTCATCGCGCCCTCCCAGAAGAAGGTGGCATTGTTGTCATCGGGCGAGCCGGCGAAGAGCTCGACGTTGAAGGGGCCCTTCTCGCCGGTGTCGTTGCCGTCGGCGTCGAGGATGCCGAGGCCGTTCAGCAGGGAGCTGCCCTGGGCAACGCCCACCTTGAAGTTGTCGAACGAGACGTAGAAGTCGACGTTCTTGCTATCACGGATCAAACGGTCGTACGCGATGACCTTGATGCCCTGCGAGGCGGCGGTCTCCAGCTGGGTGGCGAGCGCGGTGCCGTCGATGGCGGCGACGATCAGGACGTTTGCGCCCTGGGTGATCATCTGGTCGATCTGCTGGCCCTGGGTCGGGATGTCGTCGTTGGCGTACTGCAGGTCGACGGTGAAGCCCGCGTCCTCCAGCTGCTGCTTCACAGCATTGCCGTCGGCGATCCAGCGCTCCGAGGTCTGCGTGGGCATCGCCACGCCGACGCGGCCGCCCTCGGTTGCCGCCGCGGAGGTTTCGCCCCCCGTGGCGCTGGTGGTCGACGTGCTGGTGCCGGCGCCGCCGCCGGAGCAGGCAGCGAGCGACAGGGAGAGCGCAATGCCCGCCGCAGCCGCAACGATCTTCCTGAACTTCATTGTTCCTCCTGAGAACATAACGGATGTGCGAGGAGAGGGATGTGAACGTTCACATTGTGTGGTATACGAAACCCCTCTTACCCCTTTGTGTGCGTGGACCCCAGGGTCTCGATGCTGAGATGGAGAGGTCGATGCGCCTACAACAGGTAGTATGTTTTGTTAGCCGCGGCAGGTCAAGCTGGATTGGTTGCGAAATGATAACGATCACATCGACGTGAGTTCCCCCGTTCACGGGGCCAGCACATCACACTGACGAGGCCACTTGCTGAGCGTGGTCCCGGTGGGTTCTCTGAGCCTGCTCCGGTTCCCTGAGCCTGCTCCGGTTCCCTGAGCCTGCTCCGGTTCCCTGAGCTCGTCGAAGGGCGCCGAGCGGAGCGAGGTGCGTGACTGGGCGACACTGGGACCCTTCGACAGGCTCAGGGCGTTTCGACAGGCTCAACGACCCGGTTCCCTGAGCCTGGCCCGGTTCCCTGAGCCCGCTCCGGTTCCCTGAGCCTGGCCCGGTTCCCTGAGCCCGTCGAAGGGCGCCGAGCGGAGCGAGGTGCGTGACTGGGCGACACTGGGACCCTTCGACAGGCTCAGGGCGTTTCGACAGGCTCAACGACCCGGTTCCCTGAGCCTGTTCCGGTTCCCTGAGCCTGGCCCGGTTCCCTGAGCCTGGCCCG is a window encoding:
- a CDS encoding hemolysin family protein encodes the protein MSPVVSLLVGIAVVLLITAATAYFVAQEFAYVAVDRSRLGSRAASGDQRAAATLDITRRTSFMLSGAQLGITVTGLLVGYVAEPLIGQAIGHLISGGALTAASVAIGGFVAIAFSTFVQMLIGELFPKNYAIARSGPVADALTPSTRVYLAVFGPVIWVFDKAAELLLRALRIEPVHDVESAVSATDLERVVADSRASGTLPDDIGAVIDRIIDFPRRDVEHAMVPRVKVGFMRASDTVADVRAAMATGHTRYPVLDDRDQVVGVVELVDVLDRPADSTVRITTVTRTALLVPAVMSLPDAQVALRDAGLDLACVIDEFGSFVGIVTLEDLVEEIVGELVDEHDIDPVPFDDEWELAGDTPVDEAERRIGFKLPEGDYETISGLVIHQVGDLPDAGQRVELHLAPTPAQLALDPDAPERVVTFEVLEVTRHVPSRVRIVQGEEVAR
- a CDS encoding CNNM domain-containing protein, translated to MIVLETNGWTVTWITVLIIFLSACFVAAEFAMMAAKPHRLEERATTAAGRAALKNSHELTLVLAGAQLGITVCTLALGAITKPAVHHALMPLLERGMSTVVADVVAFVLALVIVTFLHLVVGEMAPKSWAIAHPERSSVLLALPLRGYMWLTRPVLKAMNVAANWMVRRAGAEPTDELTQGQDAAGLRHLVEHSANVGALDGAYQGSLASVLALRETTVREMLPASQVLAAVPVDATLADVQATTRATRHLRVLVRDGETTVGVVHVRDTLLEPDLSRPATELMRDPVKLPADTGLASALATIRAERTQLAIVTDGDVELGVLTFEDVLPGLMPSALLGDAAVAAH
- the mmsA gene encoding multiple monosaccharide ABC transporter ATP-binding protein; protein product: MDDTNLILEMRDITKTFPGVKALSDVTLKVRRGEIHAICGENGAGKSTLMKVLSGVYPAGTYEGEIYFEGELCQFGSINDSEHAGIVIIHQELALVPLLSIAENIFLGNEQKTNGRIDWHKTNAEASKLLARVGLDENPVTPINQIGVGKQQLVEIAKALSKRVKLLILDEPTAALNDSDSAHLLDLLRHLKEQGITSIMISHKLNEITAIADSTTVIRDGSTIETIERGPDMTQERIIKGMVGRDLEHLYPDHEPKIGGEILRVENWTVMHPTQAGRKVSDAASFNVHAGEIVGIAGLMGAGRTELAMSVFGQSYGRKVDGKMFLHGKEVDFTSVDQAINAGVAYATEDRKRYGLNLIEDIRRNISAASLPKITKGVAVNSNEEIRIAESYRKSMRIKTPSVMSIVGQLSGGNQQKVVLSKWMMTEPEVLILDEPTRGIDVGAKYEIYTIINQLADAGKAVVVISSELPELLGICDRIYTLAFGRITGQQPKGEATQESLMKLMTKEREVA
- the mmsB gene encoding multiple monosaccharide ABC transporter permease; its protein translation is MNAIKDIFSKNLRQSGIVFAFVAIVVLFTIVTGGTLLAPNNVSNLVLQYSYILILAIGMLFVIVVGHIDLSVGSVMALVGAVSATLVIKQSMPWWVGVIAGLAVGIVIGIWHGFWVAYVGIPGFIVTLSGMLLFRGMTFLVLNNVSLSPMTPEYQMIASGFLNGLLGGNGFDLFTILIGVVGCVGYAWTQWSSRRARIRYDQVVESMPLFIIKIVVVAAVVMFFMWKLSTSRGFPIVLIILAALVLIYSFVSKSTIYGRHVFAIGGNLNAAMLSGVKVKRRIFQVYVNMGLLTGIAGIVFSSRTNGAQPAAGNGVELDAIAACFIGGAAVTGGVGTVIGAMVGGLVMAVMSNGMQLLGFQQYMQQIVKGLVLLLAVAFDVWNKRRAVSAKA
- the chvE gene encoding multiple monosaccharide ABC transporter substrate-binding protein codes for the protein MKFRKIVAAAAGIALSLSLAACSGGGAGTSTSTTSATGGETSAAATEGGRVGVAMPTQTSERWIADGNAVKQQLEDAGFTVDLQYANDDIPTQGQQIDQMITQGANVLIVAAIDGTALATQLETAASQGIKVIAYDRLIRDSKNVDFYVSFDNFKVGVAQGSSLLNGLGILDADGNDTGEKGPFNVELFAGSPDDNNATFFWEGAMSVLQPYIDSGVLVVPSTQTEFDQAAILRWQQETAQKRMEDLLTANYQGDTKLDGVLSPYDGLSRGIITALQNNGYSGTIGDGFPVVTGQDAEIASVKLIQDGVQFSTIFKDTRTLAEQAVTAAKDLLAGNDPEANNTTDYDNGVKVVPSYLLDVVTVTADNITEALVDTGYWTQDQIDAGVA
- a CDS encoding long-chain-fatty-acid--CoA ligase; amino-acid sequence: MTIDDEMPQPWVRHYQPGVPAQIELPTDSLVSLYERSVREAADSIALDFFGRTTTYAELGDQIERAAEGLRRLGVKTGDRVALILPNCPQHVVAFYAVQRLGAIVVEHNPLYTARELRHLFEDHGARVVIAWDAAVSKLREQPADVQLDHIVAVNLLKAFPTVKRLALQLPLKKLRATRAKLTQPAPGTMSWEKLLSAPRIAADHPRPSVDDLAVIQYTSGTTGQPKGAMLTHSNLFANARQGEAWMHGAEYRKEVFYAILPMFHAFGMTLFMTYGVLKQARLVLFPSFDVDMVLDTAKKTPPTVYCAVPPIYEATAKRAKERGISLRSAKYCISGAMALQDDIVELWESVSGGLLVEGYGMTEASPVCLGNPFADTRRTGTIGVPFPSTWMKVVDPDDPTVEVLQGERGELLIHGPQVFQGYWMNDEETTRTLLPGGWLRTGDVVTVDEDGFTTIVDRVKELIITGGFNVSPSEVEQVLLAHPKVKAAAVVGLPNEEVGGERVIAAIHPEEGSDVTYAELRAWCKERLTGYKTPREFYVVGELPKSMLGKVLRAQVKEQLGALTPLPH